The sequence TTAAACTCCACCATTGCTCAACAGAAAATTAACTCCATCCAATAACAACAGTAAACCACAAATGTTCTCAGCGGGCACTCGAGATACGGAGGTTGATGAATTCATAACCAATTATAAGAACCCACTTCACCGAACCTATTGAcgtctacagaattcccatgtGCAGTCATAATGTACTGATATTGACTCTTGAGTGGTCCCGCATAATAATGTTTTGCTGTGTTCTAAGATAAGGGCTTCGCCCCTACCACATTCAGCCCGATGATGGTTCCACATGCCTTGATTGCGTTCTGACGGGAAATGTTCGGACTTTATTGGCTTCTATTTGGAATGATATGTGCTTATATGAAAAATGACGTATGACGTTTCCAGTAGAATCGGAACCGGGATGTCTACGTGCTGTATGTTTGAACTCATGCGGGAGCATTGTGAGCATTTAAAGCCATTTATGTACATACAAAGTACGATAACTTATTCATGGAAGCGGTATTCATGTCTATCGTTCTATTCAACGATAATCTGTGGCTTGGCTGATAACAGTCGCATTACATTGAGCTCATTTTGGGAAAAGGGTTCATAGAAAAGACCAACTGACCTTGACATATATCACGCAAAATAGCGTTTTCTCTAGAAACATTATCTAGATTGCTTTGCACACAGTAGAATAATGCTGAGCATGTGTCAAACACGTGATAACAAACAATCCCACTGACAAGTGAATGCTATCGGATATCACCGATCAACGAAGGGTAAATCATTAACATGTGTCCTCTAATGTGTGGAAAAGTTTACTGTCGGGTTGTCGGCGACCTTTCTTCTTTATAGCAAACCACCCAGGTCTGCATCAATAATTCGAGCAAATCGACAGACACATTCACAGATTATGGAAAAACCATCCTATCGTGCACTCCTGCCCCGGCACGCTTGATTACACATTACGGGAGAATAACTGTTCCTCAGTCATGGCATTAATAATGCAACCTTGGCAGTGAATCCAGTGTGGTCATTATGACGTGCAGCGGATGTGAGTGAATGCATCGATTGCAATATACAGACGGAGCACATTTTTGATAAGGAACAATACAGTTGTTTAGGTGGAGAGAAGCGACATCAGAATCATATTCTCATCAGCTATGTGGTACGAGTCCAAATATACAGAATAAAGGAAGAACAATGAAGTATATCATTTTCCCAGATTTGTAATTACCGATTCATTTAGAAAATAATGATTCGTGGTAAATGCACTAAACGATAGAATCTCACAATTGTACACTTGTCAGTCAGTTATTACCTTTTTTCCCTTATGTCAGATGAAAGAGACGCGATAAGCGTTGGAGTGTGTGGTTGTTGAAGTCGTGTCATGTCGCATGGTGAATGACGATCGAATGCAGTACGGTATGAATACATATATGCATCATTCTTACAGAAGCCTGCCTCGGTCAGATTCCTCTGTTCTGGGTACAGCGATAATAATGTTTGGCCTATGTGATTGAGTCAGCGAAATAATCACTCTCTCGGGCTCTTTGTCTAGTTTATATGAGTCCTCTATTCACTCCAAAGTTGTTGATACCTGCCTTTGTTCGAGATAGGACAATCATATTCTATATTCATTTGGTATTGATTTCAATTCCAATTCGATGTGAAGGCCGTATTGGATAAAAAAAGATGCACATTGATTCGTTTTAAACCTTTTTAGTGACTGAATAAATTTATGACCTTTTGAATGAAACTTTAAACAGTCAATGGAAAGTTCCAAACGAATCAATGTGCATATTTtttatcgaattgaaatcgaaaaaaaCATCTCTATCTCTAgagtacttattcaaaaggacgtatgtgattttgtaaaccaacaccactaacaggtagccgaaggattcccctacctgtctgttggtttgcgtgggagtgctatcagattggacaaatagacgtttgaatctttgtttacaaaatcacatacgtccttttgaataagtacccgggATCTGTTAggtcgggactgatttgcgatttgggcgtaacttattttgtaaacaaatattggaAAATGACAAAACTACGGTTTGTATCCGACAGAACAAACTTTCCTCTATCAGATAAAGGAAACGGACTTTTTGTAGATAACATTGTAATTTTTATAGGTTGAATAGCCTTCTTTTTCATCTGCCTTTGCAAATTCTCTCTCAAAACTGATTATATTTTGTATGGACATTGGCTAACCCGTCTCCTAAGattacaataaattcaattgcGTATTTTATTCTCTGAAGATACGTATTCGGGAACTCCAGGGTTTCCATTTTCACAAGAGACCAGAATCAAAACAGCTTTATGTACGTTTTGTTGTATCCACCAATAGTTGTATCACTCTTTTGTCCTCGTCTGACTAAATTGTCATTCCTGGGTTATAATTCTGCTGTCTTCTAGAGTCCCTTAGTTTACTGCTGCGGAACATGGAAACACAAATTGTTCCCAAAAAAATCCCATCAGGAGCTTCGTAGAGGACGAAGAATGGAGCAGAGTGTGATATTTGAGTCGACGTCCATCAAATCCGCATCCTTTCCATGATTTACAAGGCTATATGCCATGGTTGTTAAGATCCTGATTGAGATTCAAGATCCCGACCCGATTCTGAAATTGTTTCCACCGCTCATCCTAGTCATAGATAGATTACTTTATCGCTTATTTCCTTTGTTTAATAAGTTTAGACCTATTTAAAATACCACAGCGTAAATTCCTGTTGAGAGTCCTGGAAGCTCAAAGCTGACCTCACTAGCGGCGCTAATTAATTTAGCCTCGAATTCGTCAAAAGTTTCAACAGATGTTTGCAAATGTTGGCCTTTAAAAGTAGCCCAGTCGTTTCTTATTGGCCTTGGCAGCTTATCGCCAATTCATGCATGTGTATTGTGATAGCTTTTTCTGGTTCACCGTCTGAAGATTCCAAGAAATTCTGCACAGTCATTACTATTTCCAGAATTGTTACAGCTTAGTTGAAAACGCCCTGGAATTGTAGTATTCTAATTCCTCCCTACCATTACCACAATTAGGTTAACGTGATCTTTagtgaaaaacccagattaatccacctagcggcgatgatgcctttgtcgtgcatcgtaaaatgtactgaaaaaatcacataagaaaggttaaaaaagcactttaggggaatagatcgcatattttctatcattttgcatgtttttgcattaattactatgcattcccaccatccttgaaatttttttttatttaaaaaaaaatccaaggagaaaaaaacaatgatttttcaataattccaaaatgcaatgttcgatcgggccaattttcaatagcaatcaatgggaccgcattccgtaatgctaagttccaaaaagtgtgtctacaaaacgtgtacacatacatacatacacacacacacacacatacatacgcacattcAGActtcacctcgattcgtcgaactgagtcgatcggtatataacactatgggtctccgagccttctatcaaaagttgttttttggagtagtcctatagccttttggtacaactttgttgtacgagaaaggcaaaaaaatctaagacgaattaagtactgtccatttaattccaccagttaattttcgttatctttgcagatacgtatttcgaccgcaactgtgtggtcgtcttcagtgtcttgtacttgactcgacttgaagaaaacaatcgcaacttacactatttatactacgctaggtacctaatctaatctttattgtttaggtagaaacttgaagagccaagagctgccatttccctgatccttattcaacagcgctgtttgtacctgtcggtggatttccaagctctcagctacatcgagtttccatggggaagagacatttcttaaaattttaatatttgatgccgtaattgggtgattttccttatacacatgctctgctaccttagatctaaattcgtaatgtaatcccttatcgttttctcttttcgccttactcacttccgcaatatgttctttgaaccttatatctaatgatctttttgtttggcctacatagattttttcacattgggaacaacttatcttataaacgcctgccttattcaacatttctactttatccttcgttgaacccaaaAAGTATTAATAAGAAAGCAGAGTCCGAGTTCATGAAGACATCGATAAAGAGGCATTACGCTAAATTAGAACGAGTGACTTTGGAGTGCTACAATATGCATTTAAAGTTAGCTAAGGATAACCCGGAATCATTCGACCTGTTTTGAAGAAGGTAAAGAGGGCAGAAGAATGTGAATCAGACCGGAAGCGGAGACTGCACAGGAAAAAACTGAACAAATTGCGAGTGAAATCAGCAGAGGAAATCCGTACTGACAACCCCACCGTACAGATCATCGAAGGATTCGTCGTGaaccgttcgacacagcagtttacggaggaacaaCTAGCTCACCTCAACAAGGGACTGGGGTATGGGATCACACAGAAATCAGACGTGGAACAGATCATCGTGGACATGGAGACAGCGATTTCCCGAAACATCGAGCAACAGGATCAAAATACAGCGAGGAACATCGtggcagacgccatcaaagaaGGACGGCACGGGACAACGAACCATGACGAAAGGAGGATTCTAAAGGAGCTTAAGGAAAAACCAGTATACTACGTAAAAGCCGATAAGGGAAACGCAGTAGTGGTAATGGATAAAGAGGACTACGACGAACAGATGACGacgaaaatcaacggaggaccttATAGACATTTGAGAGTGGATCCGCTACCAGGATTAATACGACTCACGGACAAAACAATAAAGGAGTGTAaggcgatcatcggagaagcccgagTAAAGACAGTAAACCCGGTTCTACCTAGGATTAAAGGActaccaaaaatccaaaaacccgGCAAGGAGCATCTCAgagatagtttcatcagtgggttcccctacccaaaacatagccaaatggttggtaaaggagttccaaagtatgccgaaaccattccccagcaggtcagtcatcaacacccaggagttcgcccagaagctgttggaatcaggacacatcgaagaagaggacataatggtatcattcgacgtagcggcattgttccctagcgttccaatgaaagatgctctgaatggcgaggaaaggtgaagatgtacctaaatctggcagggctatgcatgacggagaactacttcacatttcgtggcaactactacaaacagacgaaaggagcaccgatgggaaatccgctatcaccgtttttgtgcgaactgttcatggcgaatctggagaacaacctacaagaacaaggaatactaccccagaagtggtggagatacgtcgacgacattttcagcatcatcaaccgaaaggatctacccaggattatGGAAGCGATAAAAaacgtgcataaggacatcaaatttaccttcgaagaggaaaaagaaggtaaagcctgtccacgttaaatttcggacacttaggtAATGTCCACATGATTTGTCGTCATTTTATCTATGTAGGCGTGTTTAAAACATGCTGAAAACAGCACATAAAGCGGACAGATTCAGCTGGCATGTAAATTGGTCGcctcagtggtttgtgaaaattttcaaaaatcgcgttataagatgggtgtccgaaatttaacgtggacaggctttaaactacctttcttggatctactagtcatcagggaagcaaatacaacattgagcctcgaaatctacaggaagcccacgaacaccatgagagtcatcccatatacatcgaaccattcgtaccaacataaaatggcagcatttcatcacatgatccacaggatgcagacgatacccctgagcgaagaaggaaaaacgaaggaactacaatagacgaatccaagtaaaaataagaagaagacacacgacggtgttaactttgacagctcctacagcacagcataggaagataattttaaaatgcttattataaattctagacaaaatgtaattaaaatctgattgatgtacgatacggaaaaagttctgaattacatattcggaagcttttctcaattttttgaatattttccaaaaatgtgcctatcatacagttcggaactttttccgtatcatacttcaatcagattttaattacatttagtctagaatttataataagcattttaaaattatcttcctatgctgtgctgtaggatctgtcaaagttaacaccgtcgtgtgtcttcttcttatttttacttggattcgtctatacagtagtaaggcgaaaagagcaaacgataagggattacattacgaatttagatctaaggtagcagagcatgtgtataaggaaaatcacccaattacggcatcaaatattaacattttaagaaatgtctcttccccatggaaactcgatgtagctgagagcttggaaatccaccgacaggtacaaacagcgctgttgaataaggatcagggaaatggcagctcttggctcttcaagtttctacctaaacaataaagtaatttactatataggtaaataaagtaggcaaataagattagattaggtacctagcgtagtataaatagtgtaagttgcgattgttttcttcaagtcgagtcaagtacaagacactgaagacgaccacacagttgaggtcgaaatacgtatctgcaaagataacgaaaattaattggtggaattaaatggacagtacttaattcgtcttagacggtttaatacattccgctaaaagagcttaatatatttttccaaaaaacatgTTCGCGTTGtcattatttttctaaaaaccATTACTATGCCACGGTACCTGGGCCCATAAGTTTGTGGAAACAGATCCACTAGGTTGGAGGTTTAACGAACGAATGACAGTCTTATTATCCAGCATTTTATGAACGCTAATGGACGCCACAATCCAGCTCAGTTGTTGGTAGGGTGAAAACAGTTTGAAAATTGGCTTGGGTCGTTTGACACGAAAAACGATAAATTTTCATCATCATAATGATCaattcatgatgatgatgatcgctgcGATGTCAAACAACACAAGCACAACGTCAAATCGATTGCACCCTACCAGAATACATATGAGTAAAATTGTGACGGCCATTAgtgcacgtaaaatgctggatacaACAAATAACTATCATGGCTAGGCTTAGTaccaaaaataaatctaagaattgttgaataaaatcttgacatatacaattctgtaagctttttatgcagttattgtattaaaataatacaaatctgttagatttctgtattaaaatcttccgaaattgtatatgccaaattattatacagtttctgtaaggttcttatgcagaactgtattaaaatctgccatccgctggttgggtttAGCCGTAGTTGACAGTCCAAGGATTTTTTTACAAGCACTTAGTCCAGGCCTATACATAACGGGTGGGAAGATGTGTAGTTGTGCTCCGAGCTTGGTGAATTTTGTACTCACACAGTGAACTTTTTGGTTTTCTTACACGGAAGAATAAAAGTACCCaacgttgagttttttttttaacttacttttgagttattttttctcttctctttcatccactctttcttctgttgccaaaaacaaaagagcgaaacaatccaacgacgccagttcaatacgggaagccaaccTTGAGTTTATTGCCtgaactcaaaattgagtaaattaaACCTCCAGTtgagtaaataaattttccgttgggtacttttttaacatgggagtaaaggcaaactacttcgaccccatttactcaattttggcttcccgtacggatgtttgaggttgggtgaattgaactcactattgggtagtttatttcttccgtgtatggCAAAATGTTCACGATCCTTATGGAAActaatcaaaataataaaaaaaaaatccatcaaaattgAAGTAttgtacaagattttttttcatgcagtactaaggctttggtccgattcgtgaattaaaatcgaattaaacttaaaagtgacagttcggaaattatgaaatcccccgctcataagaatggctggtgctacccagcaagaccaagaaaacatctatcaaaaatgattcaatatctgtcaaaagtaatcttgctctgcgagcagggttatttggaaatttttgaactgtcacttttaagtttaattcgattttgattcacgaatcggaccaaagcctaagaTTCCGTCGTATTTATGCTGACAACACAtcatttcattggaaattttcaactttttgccCAAATTTGTTACTTTATTAAAGTAAACAATAGCTGATTCGGTTTCTTTATGGCAaattttcgatgatttttttccgtTGTCAACGGAGAAACACTCGCAAAACTCGTTACGTTCATATTTTCAACTTATCCATCGACATTATGTCGTCAAAACGTGTGCTTTAAAGCCAAGTTTTGTGATAGAAACTTGGTGAGATATTGTGGCAAACATATtttgacatttaattttttacattaattttttcattataaaataatttttttgacaAGTGCAATATTTTTTCCCGAAAAATCCGTTTTAAACCCCTACAAATCGTTCTCATACAGCTTTGTCGTACAATTAATGGTTTCCGAGTTACATGTTCTCTAAATTATTTTGCTCCAAAACACCTTTTTATATATTACTCGaggtcaaatttatttttaaatcagTGGAAATGGTCTGTCTCCTacaccaaaaatgttacattttTCAATCGAATCATCAATCATCAAGTTTGGTCGATGTGTCATTCTGCGTCATGAGCAGGAAGGCTCGAGACTGCGCCCTTCCTTCTCAGAGAGGTGAACGGATCCGTCAATACGTTGGACAGTGTCATGTCATGCGCCCTTCTATGGCAGGATTCTTTGGGGCTGGCTGGCCTAAACTTCAAAATCCAGCTCATAAGCTCACCAAATTCCGATTCTTGCATCAAAAACAAGCGAGAAGTAGAATGATAATCAAGGCTTCAGCCTGTAAGATCTCGTGCCCATTTCTACGGCTAATGCaacttaatttcaagaaaatagTGATATCCACCAAATCCACGTTGTTTGTAACAGGTCTGAATAAACGAATAACACCAGAAAGAATCGATGTCATCGAATAAAGCAGATAGTCCTCTGAAACTTTAAGACCGACCACGCCAGCATTTTCCATAATTTAAGCAGCTGCGCATAAAAAACAGTGATGTGAAACAAGATCAATAAACTAAATCAATAGCCCTCCAGAAACGTTAATAAAGGCATAACCAAGGGTGAACCGATCTTATCTTTCGAGTATCAACGAATATTATTGATCATAGGAATACTGTCCATTAGAACTGTAATGTGCCACTGCGTACCGTGCGACCGCCGAGCAATCTGAACTTAGGGTGTCTATTTTGAAGGACTTGGACTATAATAAAAACGACTTCTAGAACTTGCTTTCCATAGTTCTTTTTATTTATCCCATTTTTGGCTTTCTGTATATCTGAGAAATAGCTCCCTTGTTATTTCTATTGACATTTACCACATGCGCCATTTCAAAGTGATTATCATATTAACTAATTATTGGAGATttgttcaaaaaatctaaaataagcATCTTTAAGAACTTAGACCACTTTACAAGTACCGATCATTAAgacttttgaagaaatcccaAAACGTCAAATTCAGAACTGTATGGGGAACGACTCGCATATATAATGGAACGAAACCTTTATACATTCCATCAATGCCTTCCGCTCGATACGTTTTCACAAAACAATCCAAAATACTCTTGTACAATAGTCCTTTTCCTGAAGACGATACACCTATAAGGACGAAAATAAGGGTTATAATACTTTGAAGAACTACGAATACCGCAAAATCGAACAAACCTTGGTTCGTCATTCTCGTCGTGACCACATCTACCGGAGACATCGAAACGGACATGATGAAGCCAGCCACTGTACTGGAGGCCAGCGCAGTCAAAACAACCGACTCCTGGAATAGTTCGTACTTCGTAAAGAAATCCTTGCTCACCGCAAACGACGTCATCTGAACAGATGATCCCAAAGATACTCGCGTTAGATGGGCTGTGTAGCCTCTGTACAATCCCTTGATGCCAGCATCGCGATATAGATTGCGGAAAGCGGCCACTACTCCACTATGTTTGTGCTGAAACTTTGTCGTGTAGCTTCCACTACTGAATGCCTGTTGCTGCGTCTTGATAACAAACACCGGACAGGATGCTGTCGCACCAACCACCCCAGCAATGCCTCCCCAAAACACTGATAAGAACGGGGTCAGCATAGCATTCTCACTGCGAATCCAACCGAGATTATCAATTGTCTGATAAGTGCCCAGACGAACGCTGTTCATCGAAAATTGATACAACATCCCCGCTGACAAGCCTTTATACAGGCCACGCAATCCATCGGATTTGATCACGCTGGCGATCGATTGTCCAAGGCTACGATAAGCACTATGCTGGGTATGG comes from Armigeres subalbatus isolate Guangzhou_Male chromosome 2, GZ_Asu_2, whole genome shotgun sequence and encodes:
- the LOC134208811 gene encoding solute carrier family 25 member 35-like, with product MEFLLGGLSSCSAVLFTFPFDVLKTRQQLSHELLAKNHTQHSAYRSLGQSIASVIKSDGLRGLYKGLSAGMLYQFSMNSVRLGTYQTIDNLGWIRSENAMLTPFLSVFWGGIAGVVGATASCPVFVIKTQQQAFSSGSYTTKFQHKHSGVVAAFRNLYRDAGIKGLYRGYTAHLTRVSLGSSVQMTSFAVSKDFFTKYELFQESVVLTALASSTVAGFIMSVSMSPVDVVTTRMTNQGVSSSGKGLLYKSILDCFVKTYRAEGIDGMYKGFVPLYMRVVPHTVLNLTFWDFFKSLNDRYL